The DNA segment CGTGTCCAAGAATCTCTTCAAGCCCGACAACTTCACAACACCATATCATCGCAAACCTGGCAAGAGAGAATCGTTTGTCTCCCATCAGACTTCAGCTCCACCACTCTCGGTCTCACAGAAGAACAATACACCTCCATTGCATCCGATGTCACACACACCCTTCACCTCGCCTGGTCCGTCAACTTCAACAAGAATCTGCAAAGTTTCAGCGCCGACTGTCTTGGAGGCGTTCAAAACCTCATCAACCTCTGTCTGAAGTCCCAACGTCCCCAGCCGGCAACCTTCAACTACTGCTCCTCGGTCAGCGCCACAGTCCGCACTCCTGGTGGCTTCGTGCCCGAGACTCTTCCCGAATCTTACGCCTGTGCGCAGGGCATGGGCTATGCACAATCGAAACTCGTGGCAGAGAACATCTGTGACCGAGCAGCGAAGGCTGCCGGCATCAAGGCGAGGGTCCTTCGCGTGGGACAAGTGATAGGAGATACGGAACGTGGAATCTGGAACTCTACAGAAGCAATTCCGATGATATTTCAAACGGCGAAAACAGTCGGAGTTTTGCCTGCTCTGGATGAGAGGCCCGCTTGGTTGCCCGTCGATACAGTGGCGCAAGGCTTTATTGACATCAGTTTGGCGACTTCTGAGGAGCCCTCAGGCTCTGCTTCCTTCACGAACATTGTGAATCCGAAGACGGTTCATTGGACTGAAGACCTTTTGCCGCTCTTGAAGGAGGCCGGAGTGGAGTTTGAGGCTGTAGGACAAAGAGAGTGGATCAAGAGGCTAAGAGAAAGCGAGCCAGATCCAGAGAAGAACCCTCCGATCAAGCTTGTTGACTTCTTTGCTGGGAAGTATGATACCGAGGCGAAGAGACCTGGGCTAGAGTACTCCACAGAGAATGCGAGGACCCTTTCGCCTGCGCTGAAGGAGGCTGGCGTCGTTGATAGGAACCTTGTGGAGAAGTTTGTGAAGTACTTGAAGAGCGTCGGCAGCTTGTAAAGCGTTCCGTTCGTGGCGTCCCGGGAATCGGTAGATGCATAGGCTTGGTATCCTCCATATCACTGCCTCTCAATAGACATTTCGATATCCTCTGGTGTATTCCAGTCCTTCTTGATCATCATTCAACGGCCTGCTCTGGATCTCTTACATCCTCGAACCTCTCCTCTTCCCAAACCTCCCATGTCTCACATGGCACTTGATGGTATCTCTGATCTCCAAACAGTTATGCAGGAACTCCAGAACACGCATCCTTTCTTCTCCGCTGCCTTTGATCAATGAGAAAGATAGGTACTGACCAGACCGACGACTGTTTCTTGAAAGTATTGCAACGATGTGAATTTTTCAGAATCTCAATCAACGTCCGAACATGCATTCTATATACGATCTTTCCAACACCGCCTTTCTCTCTAAAATTAGACGATATACTCTGTGCTACGCGCATGTGTGAGGTGTCGTTGCGAACTGCGCCTCAGGTTGGACGCTAAACGAGGCGGAAGGCTTGAACTGGCATGAGGCTTGGCTGTAGAGTTTGCAACCCTTCAACTAATTGTTTGGTGATTTGAAGGGCAGATTTGATTCAGTAACACTGAGCTCAGGAACCAACGAGAGGCATCAGTTTTGCTCCTTCGTTGAGTCGATGAGATTAGTATCTGTGATGGATTCATGCAATCATGACGAGACATCTATTTTGGTTCTGTGTCTATTAGCCTCTTGCAATGTAGAGTTCTGCAATCTAGTTCTtgaacttcttcttgttggccTCAGCGGCATCCTGCGCAAACTTCTTGAAGTCCTCGCCCTTGCCCTCTTCGAAGATGTCCACGCCCCAGTGCTTGGGGTAGTTGAAGCGCTTGCCCCTCTCCAAAGCATTCAATGCCTCGAAGTGTTCTTGTGGCAGCTCCTTGATCTTCAAGTTCGCGGCGATTCTTGAAGGAGTTACAGACTTTGGCAGCACAACCTGGCCTCTCTGCACAGCCCAGGCAGCGAGCACAGCACCAGGGTCCATCTCGAGGGCCTTAGCGATCTCGTGCACCTTCGGGTCGTCAACGGTTCGTGGCTCGCCGGTTTGGTTGTTGCCCAGAGGCGAGTACGCCTCAATGATGATGCCTTTTGACTTGGCGTACTCGAAAAGCTCGGGTTGTTGGATGTATGGGTGGGCTTCGATTTGGTTGACTGCGGGGACGACGTCGGTTCTGGCGAGAAGGTGTTCAAGACGGCGCTTGTTGAAGTTTGAGACACCGACTGCCTTGACCTTGCCGGTCGAGAGCAGCTTCACCATGGCGTTGTAGGTCTCGGCGAGCTTGTCATCTGTTTGGTACTCCTCATCAATCTGGAAAACACCTTGCTCGTCGATTGGGAAGAACTTGTCGCCTGCCTTGAAAGCACTGCTCATGATCAGTCGCTGTCAATCACATCGCATAGGTGGATACTCACACTGGCCAGTGCATGAGGTACAAGTCGAGATAATCTGTGCCGTAGTCCTTCAAAGACTTGTCCAATGCAGCTTCCACATCTTCGGGTCTGTGCTTGCTGTTCCAAAGCTTTCCTGTCAAGAATATTTGCTCTCTGGGCACACCAGACTTCTTGATACCAGCTCCGACTTCATTCTCATTCTGATAGATTGCTGCTCCATCGATGTGGCGGTAGCCTTGCTTCAGTGCCTCTTCCACAGCATTCTCAACCTGCGATATTTGAGTCAGTGACTGCAATTCCAAAGGCTACGTTTCTGAAGTTGTACCTCATGTGGGGCAGCCTGCCATGTTCCAAAGCCGACAGCTGGAATTTTGGCGCCGGTGTTGAGTACAAAGTGATCTGGGATGGGCATTTTGAGAAGCGTGCGAGTGAGTAAAAGTTGGAGAATGCGAGAATGGTGGGCAGTATGGTTAGgaaatagtaataaaagAGTTTCAAAGGCCGAATGGCGGGCAATTGTCTTCACAGCCCCTCCATGGCTTTAGCTACCTTGTTGGCGATTGCAGATGCCCCCATGGGTCTGCCGATACAGCGCCGATGTCGTGCTTAGAATGTTCTCCAGAGGACGGCAATTTATCCGATTCGGAAATGGAAAAGTAGCCAGTCATAAGCCGAATGGACGTCAGGACAGCTTGTGCGGAGGCAGTCGCCCAGGCACTTGAGCCGCATTCGGTCGAGCATTCGATGCCTTGCGCAGGCGAAGACGCGGAGTCGCCTCGTGAGCAAAGTGGATATATCACAAATCCGAGGATCCACATGCAAATCCGCTGATGATGCGGAAATCGTGGCACCGCAACAGTATAGATCTGAAAGAGTCAGCGCTGCTGCATCAACATGATGCTCTCCCATCTGTGCGTTCTGCACAGGGCAATCGTTTGTCGCAGTGTTGTATGTGCACGATCATAAAATATGTGATGTGTCAGTCCAGGAACACGCGAAACACATCGTGTCAGGAGTGAGTTCTTGGCAACATTGCCGTTAAGTTACAGTTGCCGTAGATGAACAGCTGCAGGGTAGTGTCCAGTGCCGGCGGGGAATGGTGTTGGGCTGCTGAGAGATCGACGACATCTTTTCTGCTGGCCTGCAGCACCGCGCGACGAGACT comes from the Cercospora beticola chromosome 4, complete sequence genome and includes:
- a CDS encoding uncharacterized protein (SMCOG1039:aldo/keto reductase family oxidoreductase~antiSMASH:Cluster_8), coding for MPIPDHFVLNTGAKIPAVGFGTWQAAPHEVENAVEEALKQGYRHIDGAAIYQNENEVGAGIKKSGVPREQIFLTGKLWNSKHRPEDVEAALDKSLKDYGTDYLDLYLMHWPVAFKAGDKFFPIDEQGVFQIDEEYQTDDKLAETYNAMVKLLSTGKVKAVGVSNFNKRRLEHLLARTDVVPAVNQIEAHPYIQQPELFEYAKSKGIIIEAYSPLGNNQTGEPRTVDDPKVHEIAKALEMDPGAVLAAWAVQRGQVVLPKSVTPSRIAANLKIKELPQEHFEALNALERGKRFNYPKHWGVDIFEEGKGEDFKKFAQDAAEANKKKFKN